The DNA window GTCGAGGAGGGCCTCCATCCGCGCGCGCAGGGCGGGAAACTCCGCCTCCGGCACCGCGCCGTGGAGCTCGCTGGGAATGTCGCTGGACGGCAGGTCGAACAGGGGCCGCTGCCGCAGGTCCGCGATGAACGCCTCGGCCGTGCAGTCCTGGCCCTCCAATCGACTCACGGCCCACTTCTTTCGGGTGCTGTAGTTGTAGTTGATTCGGACCGCCAGCCCCATGAGCCCCTTGATTCGCACGTGTCTGCCCCCGACTTGAACTCCAGGAACATCATCCACTCGATTTCAAGTACGCCTGACTAGCAGCAGGGCTCCTCGCACGGAAAGACAGGGCACGGCCCCTGGAACCACCCCGTCCGAATGAGGGCAGGTTCCGCCCTATATGCCCTCTACCGTGCGCTTCGTCCCCAAGCCGGGGAACGACACAGGAGCGAACGTGAGCAACGTGCAAGAGGCAGTGCAGACGGCGTCCACGCAGGTGCGGGATGGGGCTCGGGACTTCGATTTCTGGGTGGGCAAGTGGAACATCCGCAACCGCCGCCTGCGCGAGCGGCTGAAGGGCTGCACCGAGTGGATTGAGTTCGAGGCCACGAGCGTGGCGCGGCTGCTGTTGGGCGGGATGGGAATCGAGGACGAGTACCGCACGGAGTTCTGGAGCGGCTTCGTCGGCTCCGCGTACCAGTTCTTCAACCCGGAGACGAAGCAGTGGTCCATCTACTGGGTGGACAACCGCCGGGGGATTCTCGAGCCGCCCGTGGTGGGCTCCTTCACGGGGGACGTGGGCATCTTCGAGGGCGTGGACACCTACGAGGGCCGCCCCATCCGCGTGCGCTACACCTGGTCGCGCGTCACGTCGGCGGCTCCTCGCTGGGAGCAGGCGTTCTCCACGGACGGAGGCGTCACGTGGGAGACGAACTGGGTGATGGACTTCACCCGGGCCACCGCGTAGCGCCGGACCTCGCGGCCGAGGCCTCCTAGGGGCCCCCAGGCCACACGAGCGGCGGTAGAGCGGCTCCGCCAAGGCGATGTGGGCGTTGTCCGCCAGGAAGACGCGACCGAGGGCATGACAGGCGGTCACGTCATCCGATTCGGAACACGGCCTCGCGCACCAGGAGAGCCGCGCGCGATCCTCCTCCGGCGTCAGCGGGGCCTTGCAGGCTACCACCCCACCCAACACCCCCAGGACGAAAATTCTCCGCACCGTCACGCTCCCATTCGCATCAAATGCGCCGCGAGGAGATCCTCGAAGGGTGCCCCCCGGATTCAAGCCACGGCCCCTCCTCGCAACCTCCAGCCCTACAGGAGCCACACATGAAGATTGGAATCATTGGTGCGGGCAGCATCGGCGCGACGCTGGCCCGGAAGTGGGTGAAGCTGGGTCACCAGGTGTCCCTCGCCAACTCTCGCGGGCCGGACTCCCTGCGCACGCTCGCGGCCGAAATCGGAGCCACCGCGGTCACCGCCGCCGAGGCCGCTCGCGGCGGCGAGGTGGTCGTCGTCACCATCCCCCAGGGCGCCGTGGCGAACCTGCCCAAGGACCTCTTCGCCAGCGTGCCCTCGGACGTGGTCGTGATTGACACGGGCAACTACTACCCCTCGCGCGACGGCAGCATCCCCGCGCTCGAGCAGGGCCAGGTCGAGAGCGCGTGGGTCAGCCAGCATCTGGGCCGGCCGGTCATCAAGGCGTTCAACAACATCTACTTCAGCTCCCTCGCCGCGAAGGGCACCCCCAAGGGCACCCCCGGGCGCATCGCCCTCCCCATCGCGGGTGACTCCTCCGAGGCGAAGGCGAAGGTCATTCGCGTCATCGACGAGCTCGGGTTCGACACCGTCGATACGGGCACCCTCGATGACTCCTGGCGCCAGCAGCCCGGCTCCCCCTGCTATACGAATGACCTGGACGCGACCCAGCTCAAGGCCGCGCTCGCCAAGGCGGAGCGCAGCCGCGTTCCCGAGTACCGCAAGGCCGCGGACGACGCGGCACGCGCGTTCTTCGAGTCCCAGAAGAAATCCTGAGGTGGAGCCGCCCCCGCGCGGCGGTAGTATCCCCACTCCTCATGCGTGCGCGGACAGCGCGCACCTCGGAGCCGAACCGGATGGGTGACCCAGCATCCGCAGATGAGTGAGCCGCGGCGACACGTCCATCGTTGCCGCGGCCATCTGCCCCACATCATCCCGGTCCCCGTGGAGAGGCAGAGCGCCGCCAGATGTTCCTCATTTGCGCGGATGCAAACATGCCTGTTTCAAGAAGCCTGTCGTGGAATCACTCCGTGCCAGCAGCGCTGTTGCTGATGGCCCCCTTCGACCTCCTGGCCTCCCTGGCCATGGATGTCTACCTGCCCGTGGTTCCAGCCATGACTGGAATCCTCGGCACCACCCCCTCCGTCGTCCAGCTCACGTTGAGCCTGTACATGGCGGTGCTCGGGCTCGGGCAGGTGGTGTTCGGCCCGCTCTCGGACCGCATCGGGCGACGCCCGGTGTTGCTGACGGGGGCCGTGTTGTTCACCGCCGCCTCGTTCCTGCTCGCCGCCACCTCCGAGGCCCCCCTGTTCGTCGGCCTCCGGCTGGTGCAGGCCGTGGGCGCCTCCGCGGCCCTCGTCGCCACGTTCGCGACCGTCCGTGACGTCTACGCGGAGCGGCCCGAGAGCGCGACCCTCTACAGCACGTTCAGCGCCATGCTGGCCTTCGTTCCCGCGCTCGGCCCCATCGTAGGGGCCCTGCTCGCGAGGCACTTCGGCTGGCGCGCCATCTTCATCACGCTCGGACTCCTGGCGGCGGCGGCGACGCTGAATGCCCTGCCCAGGTGGCGGGAGACACGCCCGTCGGAGGCGCCCCGTCAGGGTGTCGCGTTCGGGCCCATCCTGCGCAGCCCCACGTTCTGGACGTACACGCTGGGCTTCAGCGCGGCGATGGGCTCGTTCTTCGTGTTCTTCTCCACCGCGCCCCGCGTCCTCATCGGACAGGCCGGCTTCTCGGAGCTCGGGTTCAGCCTGGCCTTCGCCACCGCCGCGCTCGCGATGATTCTCACGACACGCTTCGCCCGGCGCTTCGTGGCGAAGTGGGGTCTGGCGGGAAGCCTCACGCGAGGCATGCTCCTGTTGCTGCTCGGCGCGGCGTTGCTGACGGCCGGACAGCGCTTGGGGGCCCCGTCGTTCTGGACGTTCGTCGCACCGATGTGGGTCATCGCGGCGGGCATCGTCTTCGCCGCGTCCGTCACCGCCAACGGCGCGCTCCAGTCCTTCAGCGCCATGGCGGGAACAGCCGTCGCGCTCTACTTCTGCCTCCAGAGCCTCATCGTCGGCGTCGTCGGAACGTCGCTCGTCGTCCTCCTCGACGGCGACACCGCGTGGCCCCTGGTGGCCTACAGCTCGCTCATGGCCCTGGTGACATTGATGGCTCAACGACACTTGCCGCCACCCGGCCACACGCGCCCCTCCACGAAGCCCTCGCGCTCAACACCGTCGGTGGAATGAAGTCCCCCCAGGCGTAGCAGTCACAGGGGAATGAGCGCTCCATCCCACCCGTGAGGTCCAGGCGGCCTTCGGGTGGGTGGTTTACCCTTGGGGTTCCCCGGGGGCCCGACATAGCCTGCCTCCATGGCTGCCAAAGAGACGCTGGCGGACGAGCTCGCGGAGCTCGTACGGCTGCGACGCGCCCGTGACCTCATGGACCGCGAATTCGAAAGCCCCCTCGACGTGGAGGCCATCGCGAAGGCGGCCTACATGTCTCCCGCGCACTTCTCGCGCCGCTTCAAGCAGGAGTATGGGGAGAGCCCGTACTCGTACTTGATGACACGCCGCATCGAGCGGGCCATGGCGCTGCTGCGGCGGGGAGACATGAGCGTCACCGACGCGTGCATGGCGGTCGGCTGCACCTCGCTGGGCTCCTTCAGCGCCAGCTTCACCAAGCTGGTGGGCATGCCGCCGTCGGACTACCGCGCCCAGCAGCACACCGAAGACGCCATCCTGCCCGCCTGCGTCCAGAAAGAGCGGACCCGCCCACGTCGAGCAGGATCCGAGAAGCAATCCCCGGAGGAATGAAACACAGTGCCCCTATGACCACCCTCAAGCTCTCGACCGTTCATCTGATTGTTGACGACCCCATGCGTGCGCTCGCGTTCTACCGGGATGCACTGGGGCTGACCCTCACCGGCGATGTCGTCCAGGGCCCCCTCCGGTGGCTCACCTTCTCGTCTCCGGACCAGCCCGGCGTCCAGATTGTGCTGAGCCAGCCCCACGCCGGCCGCACCAAGGAGGATGGTGACGCCGTGGCCCGCCTGTTGGCGAAGGGCGCGCTGGGCGGGGCCATCTTCGCCAGCAACAACCTGGAGGAGACGTTCGCGAAGCTGAGCGCCGCCCAGGTGGACGTGGTGCAGCCGCCCACGGACCAGCCCTGGGGCGTGCGCGACTGTGCCGTGCGGGACCCCGCCGGCAACATGATTCGCATCAGCCAGGCCTGAGACAGCCGCGCTCCACATTGGTCCCCCCTGTTCCCCCGCCCCCCATGACCAAGTCCAATTCCTCTCCCAGCCAGCATCCCGCCGACCGCCACGACATGATTCGCGTGCGCGGGGCTCGCGAGAACAACCTGAAGGACGTGAGCGTCGAGCTGCCCAAGCGGCGCCTCACGGTGTTCACCGGCGTGTCGGGCTCGGGCAAGTCGTCGCTGGTGTTCGGCACCATCGCGGCGGAGTCGCAGCGCCTCATCAACGAGACCTACAGCGCGTTCGTCCAGAACTTCATGCCGTCGATGGGGCGCCCCGAGGTCGACGTCCTGGATGGCCTGACGACGGCCATCATCGTCGACCAGGAGCGCATGGGGGCCAACTCCCGCTCCACGGTGGGCACGGCGACGGACGCCAACGCGATGCTGCGCGTGCTCTTCAGCCGCCTGGGCAAGCCGCACATCGGCTCGTCCAACGCGTACTCCTTCAACGTCCCCTCGGTGCGCGCCGTCGGGTCGATGACCGTCGAGAAGGGCGAAGGTGGCGGGAAGACCGAGAAGAAGGTCTTCAACCTCACCGGCGGCATGTGCCCCAAGTGCGAGGGCATGGGCTCGGTGACGGACATCGACCTGACCCAGCTCTTCGACGACTCGAAGTCGCTCAACGAGGGCGCGCTCACCATCCCCGGCTACACCGCCGACGGCTGGTACGTGCGCATCTTCTCCGCCTCGGGCTTCCTCGACGGGGACAAGCCCATCCGCGACTACACCAAGAAGGAGCGCCACGACTTCCTGTATCGCGAGCCGGTCAAGGTGAAGTTCGACAACATGAACCTCACCTACGAGGGGCTGATTCCTCGCATCCAGAAGTCGTTCCTGTCCAAGGACAAGGAGTCGCTCCAGCCGCACATCCGCGCGTTCGTGGAGCGCGCGGTGACGTTCACCACCTGCCCGGACTGCAAGGGCACCCGGCTGAACGAGGCCGCCCGGTCCTCCAAAATCAAGGGCATCAACATCGCCGACGCCTGCGCGATGCAGATCAACGACCTGGCCGACTGGGTTCGCGGCCTGAAGGAGGCCTCCGTCGCGCCGCTGGTGGCGAACCTGCAGCACGCGCTCGACTCGTTCGTGGAGATTGGCCTGGGCTACCTCAGCCTCGACCGGCCCACCGGCACGCTGTCGGGCGGCGAGTCCCAGCGCACGCAGATGGTCCGGCACCTGGGGTCCGCGCTCACGGATGTGACGTACGTGTTCGACGAGCCGACGGTCGGCCTGCACCCGCACGACATCCAGCGGATGAACACCCTGCTCTTGAACCTGCGCGACAAGGGCAACACGGTGCTCGTCGTGGAGCACAAGCCCGAGGCGATTCAAATCGCCGACCACATCGTGGACATCGGCCCCGGCGCCGGCACGAACGGTGGCCAGGTGGTGTTCGAGGGCACCGTCGAGGGGCTTCGCTCCAGCGGCACGCTGACCGGGCGGCACCTGGATGACCGGGCCAAGGTGAAGCCGTCGGTGCGCAAGTCGACGGGCGTGCTGAAGGTGCGCGGCGCCAGCAGCCACAACCTGCAGAAGGTGGACGTCGACATTCCGCTCGGCGTGCTGGTGGTGGTGACGGGTGTGGCCGGGTCCGGGAAGAGCTCGCTCATCCACGGCTCGGTGTCGGGCCGTGAGGGCGTGGTGGCGGTGGACCAGTCCGCCATCAAGGGCTCGCGGCGGAGCAACCCGGCGACGTACACGGACCTGCTGGAGCCCATCCGCAAGGCCTTCGCGAAGGCCAACAACGTGAAGCCCGCGCTGTTCAGCGCCAACTCGGAGGGCGCCTGCCCGACGTGCAACGGCGCCGGCGTCATCTACACCGACCTGGGGATGATGGCCGGTGTCTCCACGATGTGTGAGGACTGCGAGGGCCGCCGGTTCCAGGCCGCCGTGCTGAAGTACAAGTTCGGCGGCCTCAACATCGCCGAGGTGCTCGACCTGCCCGTCGACGAGGCCGTCGCCTTCTTCGGCTCCGGCAAGGGGAGCACGCCCGCCGCGCACGCCATCCTCAAGCGCATGTCGGACGTGGGCCTGGGCTACCTGCGCCTCGGGCAGCCGCTGACCACGCTGTCGGGTGGCGAGCGGCAGCGGCTGAAGCTCGCGACGCACATGGCCGAGGACGGTGGCATCTACGTGCTCGACGAGCCGACCACCGGCCTGCACCTGGCGGACGTCGCGCAGATGCTCGCGCTGCTGGACCGGCTGGTCGAGTCCGGCAAGTCCGTCATCGTCATCGAGCACCACCAGGCGGTCATGGCGCACGCCGATTGGATCATCGACCTGGGACCGGGCGCGGGCCATGACGGCGGCCGCGTCGTGTTCGAGGGCACTCCGGCCGACCTGGTCGCGTCGCGCAAGACGCTGACGGGCAAGCACCTGGCGGCGTACGTCGGCGGCCCCGCCGTGGGCGCGAGCAGTGCGGCGCCCCAGGCGGCGCGCGGCGGCAAGGCCAAGAGCCGCGCGGGCTGATTCCTGGAGGCTCACGGTCCCCGCCCAACCTCGGGGACCGTGAGTCGGGCGCAAGGCGCCTACTTGCTCAGCGGGTCATCCGGACGGGTGCCTCGCTCCAGCTCATCCAGGTTGAGCACCCCATCGTTGTCCCGGTCCACGCCCAGCGGGAACTCCGTCCCGCGAGGCACCAGCATGTAGGTGAGCTCGCTGCCAGGTCGCGCGAGCGTCTTCAGCACGGAGGCACTCACCACCTCCCGCGAGCGGTCGGACTGGAAGAGCCCGTTGCCCACGTAGACGTAGCCGCGTGGCAGGCCGCGCTGCCGGCCCCGGACGACAAGCCCCACCGCTTCCTTGTCCGCGAGCCGCTCGAACAGCGCCACCTCGCTCAACTGGGAGGCCGCGGGGTTGGGCGAAGTGAGCGTCACCTGCTTGCCCACGCCCGCGTGGCTGTCCTTGCTGGCGGGGCCCGGCGGCTCCATCACACTCGTCGCCGAGCCCACGGGCAGGTCCGAGCCCGAGAAGCTCAGCATGAAGGCCACCATGTCCGCGACCTCCTGCTCGCTCATGAGCTGGAAGGCGGTGACCGTCACGAACTCCGAGAGGGACGCCGTGGCTCCGTCATGGAAGTACCCGAAGCCCGCGAGGCTCTCTCGCTGCGAGAACTCCGTCCCGACCTTCTGGTAGAGATTGCGCAACTGCGGAACCTTGGTCGTTCCCGCGGTGGTGCCATCCTGGGCGACGAGGCCCAGGTGACGCTCGCCATGAGGGCCCACGGGGAGCGGGTTGAAGCGGGAGCCATCCCAGACCGCGTCCGAGCCCAGCCCCGTGGGCAGGGTGTGGCACGTGGCGCAGGCAAAGGCGTTGGCGTCCAAGAGGCGCGGCGGCCGGAACATCTGCAAGCCATTGAGGGCGTTGCCGACGGGCAGCGGGCGCCCGACGGGAGGGAACTTGTGGGGCGTGTAGTGCCCCGGCAAGGCCAGCCGCGCGGGCAGCGTGTTGTCTGTGTTCCGGAAGGGATTGGGCGGGAAGGTCAACGTGGCGAGGAAGTCCTCGAACTGCTGCATCTCCGCCGCGGAGAGCAGGGCGTCATCCCCGTTGAGCTTGATGAAGGCGGCGTTGAAGTCCTCCAGGCCGTCCCGGTCACCGCGCCAGTGATGAGGCTCCTTGCCGATGATGTCCTGGAGCGTCTGGGTGGTCATCGGGCCCTTCATCGAGTGCCAGTTCGTGAAGTCCTCCGTGAGGCCGGGAATGCCCATGCCCAGGTTCTGGCCGGCGCTGGACTTCACGACGTCGGACGGGTCTCCCAAATCCCACGCGAGCCGGTCCATGCGCCCATCCACATGGCAGGAGCCACACGAGATGTGCCCCAGCCCCGAGGTCCGGTGGGTGTCATAGAGGTGCTTGCGCCCCAGCTTGATGGACTCGGGGGACGGGTCGAAGAAGGGGACGCGGGCCACCTCCTTCTGCCGCTTCAAGTCCACCACGGAGATGCTGGCCGCGAACTTGTCCATCACATAGGCCCGCGTCCCGGGACGGTTGAGCACGATGCCCGTGGGCCCCTCTCCCACGGGAATGTTCGCCACGCGCTGGCCCACGCCGTCCACCACGATGACATTGTTGGACCCCATGCCCGTCACGTAGCCCCGGGTGCCTGACGGGTGCCAGGCAATGCCTCGCGGGTCGCCAATGGACAACTCCCGCACCGGCTGCGGCACCACGGGCACCGAGTAGTCCAGGTGAGGATTCAAGTCCTTCACCACGGCACGGGACGGCGAGGAGGGATTCACCGCGGCCAGCTGCACCCGGAGGAAGCGGCCAGCGAGGTTGGGCTCGAAGCGCACTTCATTCGTCGCATCCGTGCCCACCACCGTCACGGTGCCATTGGGATGGACCGCCAGGGCCATGTTGAGGTTCATCAGCCCGGTGGAGTACGTCACGGCCAGGGTGGAGGTGTTGATGATGGCCACGTCCCGGTCCGGCATGTCCCAGCCCTGGACCCGGCCGGAGAGCGAGGCTTTCTCCCCGCTGACCAGCCCTGTCCAGTCGCCTCGGTTGTCATCCATCCAGCGGGCGCGCGCGTCCTTCTTCACGATGAGGCCCACGGGCGGTGGCGGCGGGTTGGCGGGATTCAGGGGCGGCTCGAAGTGCCTGCCCGCGTTGGGAGGAGGGTTGACGCCGCCGTAGGGGCCTTGGGGGTCGCTCACGACGTTGGGCGGAATGGGATTGGGGAAGGTGCGGCTGCCCGACAGGAGCGTGCTGCGATTGCCGGACTCGAAGATGGCCACGTACACGCGGGTGCCGGACTCGTTCACCGCCAACGCCTTGGGGCTCTCCCCTTGAATCGGCACGCGCCGCGGGAGGGCGAGGGGACGGGCAGGGTCCACTACCAGGACCTGGTTCACCTGGGAGCAGGAGATGAACGCGCGCTGCGGCGTCCCGGCGAAGACCACGTCCTCCGGCTCGTCGTCGGTGGGGAGGGTGTGGACCACATTGAGCGTGGACAGGTTGACGATGCTCACGCTGTCGGAGATGTGATTGACCACCCACGCCTCGGTGTTGGAGCGGGCCCGGACGGAGACGGGGTCCAGGCCCACGGGTATCGTCGCGGTGAGCGTCAGCGCGCCCTCCGCGGAGACTGCAAAGACTTGCAGTTGATGGTCCGCCGTGTTCACCGCCAGGAGCCGGGTGCCGTCTGGCGTCAGGTCCACCGGATGGACGTGAGGGCTTTCCCAGTTCACGAAGGTGTCGTCCGCCCTGGCGGAGTCTGACACGAGAAGAATTCCTACAGCCAACCAAGACACGAGTCGTCCTACGGGTGCCATCTGGCCACCTCCCGAGCTGCCTGGTGAACCAGACAAACACTCGGGCACCGCCTCGCTGTCACCGGCCCCTGGGGACGCCGACGGCCAGGGCCCCCGAAAATCCTGACACCGATGTCGCATTCAGGGCCCCTGTGTGGGGTCCGGGAGGGCATTCCCCTGGGTGTGCGACTGGCATCTGGATTGCTGTTGCACCCACGGCATTCCCAAGCGGGCCTGGCGCCTGGGAGAGCCTCGTCCCCCACGCAGCCGCCCGCTCCGCATGAACCCTGCTCATCCGAAGTCTCCCCCTCGCGCATCCACCCGGTACTCCTGGGCCGCGCGGCTCGCGCTGCTCGTGGCGAGTGGCAGTGTCCTGGCCACCTCGAAGACAACGCCCTCCACCGGGTACATCCCCTCCAAGGAGCTCCCGGGTGCCCCCTTGAGCGTGACGAACGCGGAACCCATCGTCACTCGCACCCTCCTCGTCCGCGCCCGGGCCGGGCAGCCGGAGGACTTCCAGGCCGATGGGCAAATCATCGTGAAGGCCTCCGTGCGTTGGCGGGCCACGGACCCCCACGCGACCCATCAGCCCTGGTTCCAGGTGAGGTTCGAGGACCGGTGGGGCCCGAGGACGGGAGACTCCGCCATCCTCG is part of the Myxococcus landrumus genome and encodes:
- a CDS encoding NADPH-dependent F420 reductase, which translates into the protein MLEGCPPDSSHGPSSQPPALQEPHMKIGIIGAGSIGATLARKWVKLGHQVSLANSRGPDSLRTLAAEIGATAVTAAEAARGGEVVVVTIPQGAVANLPKDLFASVPSDVVVIDTGNYYPSRDGSIPALEQGQVESAWVSQHLGRPVIKAFNNIYFSSLAAKGTPKGTPGRIALPIAGDSSEAKAKVIRVIDELGFDTVDTGTLDDSWRQQPGSPCYTNDLDATQLKAALAKAERSRVPEYRKAADDAARAFFESQKKS
- the cml gene encoding CmlA/FloR family chloramphenicol efflux MFS transporter — encoded protein: MPVSRSLSWNHSVPAALLLMAPFDLLASLAMDVYLPVVPAMTGILGTTPSVVQLTLSLYMAVLGLGQVVFGPLSDRIGRRPVLLTGAVLFTAASFLLAATSEAPLFVGLRLVQAVGASAALVATFATVRDVYAERPESATLYSTFSAMLAFVPALGPIVGALLARHFGWRAIFITLGLLAAAATLNALPRWRETRPSEAPRQGVAFGPILRSPTFWTYTLGFSAAMGSFFVFFSTAPRVLIGQAGFSELGFSLAFATAALAMILTTRFARRFVAKWGLAGSLTRGMLLLLLGAALLTAGQRLGAPSFWTFVAPMWVIAAGIVFAASVTANGALQSFSAMAGTAVALYFCLQSLIVGVVGTSLVVLLDGDTAWPLVAYSSLMALVTLMAQRHLPPPGHTRPSTKPSRSTPSVE
- a CDS encoding helix-turn-helix transcriptional regulator, with protein sequence MAAKETLADELAELVRLRRARDLMDREFESPLDVEAIAKAAYMSPAHFSRRFKQEYGESPYSYLMTRRIERAMALLRRGDMSVTDACMAVGCTSLGSFSASFTKLVGMPPSDYRAQQHTEDAILPACVQKERTRPRRAGSEKQSPEE
- a CDS encoding VOC family protein: MTTLKLSTVHLIVDDPMRALAFYRDALGLTLTGDVVQGPLRWLTFSSPDQPGVQIVLSQPHAGRTKEDGDAVARLLAKGALGGAIFASNNLEETFAKLSAAQVDVVQPPTDQPWGVRDCAVRDPAGNMIRISQA
- a CDS encoding ATP-binding cassette domain-containing protein, with translation MTKSNSSPSQHPADRHDMIRVRGARENNLKDVSVELPKRRLTVFTGVSGSGKSSLVFGTIAAESQRLINETYSAFVQNFMPSMGRPEVDVLDGLTTAIIVDQERMGANSRSTVGTATDANAMLRVLFSRLGKPHIGSSNAYSFNVPSVRAVGSMTVEKGEGGGKTEKKVFNLTGGMCPKCEGMGSVTDIDLTQLFDDSKSLNEGALTIPGYTADGWYVRIFSASGFLDGDKPIRDYTKKERHDFLYREPVKVKFDNMNLTYEGLIPRIQKSFLSKDKESLQPHIRAFVERAVTFTTCPDCKGTRLNEAARSSKIKGINIADACAMQINDLADWVRGLKEASVAPLVANLQHALDSFVEIGLGYLSLDRPTGTLSGGESQRTQMVRHLGSALTDVTYVFDEPTVGLHPHDIQRMNTLLLNLRDKGNTVLVVEHKPEAIQIADHIVDIGPGAGTNGGQVVFEGTVEGLRSSGTLTGRHLDDRAKVKPSVRKSTGVLKVRGASSHNLQKVDVDIPLGVLVVVTGVAGSGKSSLIHGSVSGREGVVAVDQSAIKGSRRSNPATYTDLLEPIRKAFAKANNVKPALFSANSEGACPTCNGAGVIYTDLGMMAGVSTMCEDCEGRRFQAAVLKYKFGGLNIAEVLDLPVDEAVAFFGSGKGSTPAAHAILKRMSDVGLGYLRLGQPLTTLSGGERQRLKLATHMAEDGGIYVLDEPTTGLHLADVAQMLALLDRLVESGKSVIVIEHHQAVMAHADWIIDLGPGAGHDGGRVVFEGTPADLVASRKTLTGKHLAAYVGGPAVGASSAAPQAARGGKAKSRAG
- a CDS encoding beta-propeller fold lactonase family protein; this encodes MSDSARADDTFVNWESPHVHPVDLTPDGTRLLAVNTADHQLQVFAVSAEGALTLTATIPVGLDPVSVRARSNTEAWVVNHISDSVSIVNLSTLNVVHTLPTDDEPEDVVFAGTPQRAFISCSQVNQVLVVDPARPLALPRRVPIQGESPKALAVNESGTRVYVAIFESGNRSTLLSGSRTFPNPIPPNVVSDPQGPYGGVNPPPNAGRHFEPPLNPANPPPPPVGLIVKKDARARWMDDNRGDWTGLVSGEKASLSGRVQGWDMPDRDVAIINTSTLAVTYSTGLMNLNMALAVHPNGTVTVVGTDATNEVRFEPNLAGRFLRVQLAAVNPSSPSRAVVKDLNPHLDYSVPVVPQPVRELSIGDPRGIAWHPSGTRGYVTGMGSNNVIVVDGVGQRVANIPVGEGPTGIVLNRPGTRAYVMDKFAASISVVDLKRQKEVARVPFFDPSPESIKLGRKHLYDTHRTSGLGHISCGSCHVDGRMDRLAWDLGDPSDVVKSSAGQNLGMGIPGLTEDFTNWHSMKGPMTTQTLQDIIGKEPHHWRGDRDGLEDFNAAFIKLNGDDALLSAAEMQQFEDFLATLTFPPNPFRNTDNTLPARLALPGHYTPHKFPPVGRPLPVGNALNGLQMFRPPRLLDANAFACATCHTLPTGLGSDAVWDGSRFNPLPVGPHGERHLGLVAQDGTTAGTTKVPQLRNLYQKVGTEFSQRESLAGFGYFHDGATASLSEFVTVTAFQLMSEQEVADMVAFMLSFSGSDLPVGSATSVMEPPGPASKDSHAGVGKQVTLTSPNPAASQLSEVALFERLADKEAVGLVVRGRQRGLPRGYVYVGNGLFQSDRSREVVSASVLKTLARPGSELTYMLVPRGTEFPLGVDRDNDGVLNLDELERGTRPDDPLSK